The following DNA comes from Anaerostipes rhamnosivorans.
GATTTTTGCAGAAGAGTGCACGCAAGCTCCGGCCGATGGCATACTTCCCCTATAGGACGGCCCAGGGCACTCAAACCTGCCACGACAAGAATATGATCCGTTCCCTCAGGAATGACCGGTTCCGTGTCATTCCTCGCTTTCAAAGGAAGTCTTTTGGCTCCGTCCGCCTCCACGATCGTAAGGTCAGCATATTTTGGGATCTCCCGGAACACATTCTCAGAAAGTCCCTTCATCTTCTCTCCGTCCCTTAAGCCGGCCGTGAGTACCCGCCCCGGGATCAGACATTTTTTGATCTCTTCCAGCTCCCCGGAAAGTACGGTGTCATCCCCTGGTATCTCCATATGTGTAGTGGTTGTCACCAGGACTTTTTTCCCTGCTGCCGCCTGCTCATCAGCAATGAGAAATACCGAGGTCGTCTTTCCGCCGGCCCCGGTTACTGCAAGGATTCCGTCTCTGATTCCGAGAGCCTCAGAAAGAGAATCCTTTTTCCCTAAAGTCTTCAATTTTAGTTTCTCCTGTTTCTTATATTCTAACCTCCATTTTACTATATTCTTCAATTGGATTAAAGCTGCTTTTTTCTGAAGACCAGCACAGAGAGCAGCAAGAACATAAGGATCATCCCACCGGTAACAGCAAAGGCCGTATAAAAGCCAGAGAGTTTCAGGCTTCCTGAGATCAGGCCGGAAGGTTCTGATACCAACC
Coding sequences within:
- the yqeC gene encoding selenium cofactor biosynthesis protein YqeC, with protein sequence MKTLGKKDSLSEALGIRDGILAVTGAGGKTTSVFLIADEQAAAGKKVLVTTTTHMEIPGDDTVLSGELEEIKKCLIPGRVLTAGLRDGEKMKGLSENVFREIPKYADLTIVEADGAKRLPLKARNDTEPVIPEGTDHILVVAGLSALGRPIGEVCHRPELACTLLQKSCEHFVKCEDFVRLIREGYVIMLRKQYPDANLSILLNQCDTEELKKKAAEIGAYFDCCYPVILR